Part of the Tachypleus tridentatus isolate NWPU-2018 unplaced genomic scaffold, ASM421037v1 Hic_cluster_2, whole genome shotgun sequence genome is shown below.
TCCTTCCTACACTAAAAATAATACGGATTATGTTACTAACTTAAACAAAGCCTTGGATGTTGATAACGCAGAaactaatgaagaagaaaaaatctagaacaaacaaatgaaaaccaagAGTTTACTCTGGTAGTGtcgaaaaaaaaagttgaaattcattacaaaatgaaactacACAACCAAAAAATAcaccacttaaaacaaaacacccaaatattctattattattgagGCGAGCCTGGCACATATAATCAACCGCAACAAGCAGCGGAAGTTACCAGATGTAAACCAGATGTTGAAACAGCTGGTGTCAAGCGTTTTACCTTAAGGCGGTGTCATTGTCCGAGGTCAATGAACTGCTGACGTAAATAAACTACTTAAAGAATGGCCCATGGTGCTGATGAACTGACTCATGCTGCTCTACCGTTTGTCAATATGTAATTGTGGATTATCGTAACAAATGTCCCGTATTTCTCTCCACAGTTCAGCTAAGCCTTTTAATTAACtttctcagtttttatataaGACTATTCAGCGTAAAACATGTTAATTGTGAAATCCAAACCAttgttgtgaatattccattgatccatttttctctatccCATCAAACAAAATGTCTTTCATCCTTACCAGATAATGCGATATAGAATGCACCTGCTAAAAGTACACGTTTCTAACTTTGGTCATCTCGTTGTGTGTATTTCATTGTCACTTAAAACCTTTCATCCTGTCACCTGTTGTCAGTGGTAGTTTTGTAGTGGCTATACACCCATTTGGATTACTTCGTTCTaaatgtgtatcttactgttgTCAATATTACCTTCATCCTTGTATTTCAGTGTGGATTAAACTGTTAACAGTTCCACGAAAAGCTTGCTATTTCTCTGTGCCAACCACATTGTAATTATCCTGTTAAAGACCGCccttcagtttctgttaaagtttGATCTCCACTGTCTACTGGTTCGTTATCAAGTGAAACTATCTGTCCTTCTATTTTATAACACACTACAATTGTAATCTGCTTTTTTTGTGAGATTAtacagggtattcggaaagtcactgtgtagttttgaaaacagcgataacagcattcattcagtctatttcaagccagcaactgatagcggtgtttagaaacaaaataagaaggatccaagcctgtattgatgccaactggagtgactttcaacattttttgcaattatcattcatatttacctcctattcgatactgaaacatgtctgttaataaatatacaagtgcacagtgactttccgaataccctgtatttctaataaatattgttcTGGGTGTTATcgttgtttctgttttgtctcagatatttctataaatctctaaattttaagtaaatttgtAACTCCCGagtgagcccagcatggccaggcggttaaggcactcgactcgcaatctgaaaatCTTGGGTTCGAaccccccatcacaccaaacatgctcgccctttcagtcgtgggtacgttataatgtgaccgaccaatcacactattcgttattaaaagagtagcccaagagttggcggtggttagtggtgactagctgccttccctctatttttgcactgctaaattaaggatggctagtgcagagagccctcgagtagctttgcgtgaaatttaaaacaaaacaaaccaaaatcatatCTAACAAGTATTCAATTACACTACTGAACAAAAGTGTTGTCTCCCGCTGTTACAGTGgaaagtctacggagttacaatgctgaaatcaggggttcgattcccctcggtggactcaacagatagtccgatgtagctttgctataataaaacacaaacacaaaagtgttaagacgagaaaatattttgtcattctttccattttgtggggctaattcttccatgtcaccacgtaagaaaactcaaatattttataccaaaatcaacatggtaatactttactgttgacaaccgatgaatcagtatgagaatacttgtcattctttagaatttccgtaaacttgtaccaaggacatatcataagggttttgcttgaatgaacatactgattaaatttaaggtctgaaataactgtcatggtgccCGATGCAGTgtgttaactatatagaaagaagctagtaaGGAATTAACATATGGTACCGGTgtatgttagaaataaatttcataaaacttcacaaataaaccttcatacaGAGTGtgtttaacacattatattaagttttattttcattgccCAAAAGCTTAGAGAATTGTCTAGGAGAACATTTCCATTCTGAAAACAATTTGCTGATTGGAGTCTCAACGTAAAGTTTTTTCAGAATGGAAATGTTCTCCTAgaactgtcaagtacaccctagatcatgagactgagacaggtaaattagaaaataggaaaggaagaggaactcagttatactgatgttaagtatctttgttcaTGCAGCTTTCAGGACAGAAAGAAGACTACACGAGATAAACAGCCATGAACctaatgacagaaaagtgtcctgatatacagtgtcaagaatactcaatgagaatgaaatatttggttgtgaAGCAGTTAGAAAACTTTTACTTATAACCTCCAATCATCATGAAAAGACTGAAatctgttaaaaaatacaaaagctgGACGGCTAATGATTGGTAAATGGCTTTATGAGTGGATAAgtccaattttgaaatatttggttcaaaatgtaGGTCGTACGTCCGACGGaggaaaggtgaaagatacttacctcagtaCATAGCACCAACCATGAAATATAGGTGGAGTCAGTATAATGGTATGGAGGTGTTTTTCTGTTAATGCAACAAGAGATacttgcaaaataaatggaaaaatgaACCAGTACagataccatcagatactgatccgccATGGTATATCCAGTGGTTGGTGTATAATTGTTTAAGAATTCCACTATCTAGAAAATAACTACCCTCTTTCaaacattaagaaagaaactgctgAAGTTATTTTAATGATACAATGGCCCCCATAGAGCCCCGATCTCAACCAGCTTAAGTAGATCTGGAACATGatggatcaaaaacttgacatgtcaaaaattacttctaaagaaactttatggaagtgtattacagacatttgaagtaaattcccaaaaaaacacttttattagaTGTGTTGTAACGATGAttgaaagactgtctgcaattattaaaccaaaagggggacacaaaatattagctatttactgaactcaacacttccattgagtttctgttgaactatgtttaccgaactcaacacttccactgagtttctgttgtattatgtttaccGAACTCAacacttctactgagtttctgttaaactatgtttactgaactcaacacttccactgagtttctattgtactatgtttactgaactcaacacttcgactgagtttctattgtacgatgtttactgaactcaacacttccactgagtttctgttaaactatgtttactgaactcaacacttccactgagtttctgttaaactatgtttactgaactcaacacttccactgagtttctgttaaactatgtttactgaactcaacacttccactgagtttctgttgaaCTATGTTTACTAAACTcaacactttcactgagtttccGTTGTAATAaataggaacattaataacattttgatgtttcacctgtgatttaccttccaatgTTCCTTGACAGAAACCTAAAACCTAATCCCTGATTTTGTCCTTACAATTTTGCACAATACTGTATGTCGGTAATACTGGGGTTTAAATAATTTGTCTGAAGGAAATAAATCTGTAATGctgaataaataacttgaatttcaCTGACTGATTACAACTTGTTAAACTTTTACACAAAAACCAAAACTTGTTTCCGTTAGTAAAATCCTTTAGCTATACTTGTTAAAAACCATTACAGCCGGTAAGTTGATAATTGTCAAACCTATTGGCATCATTACGAATACAGGACAAAATAGATGGTGCTAATCTAAACTgcttaaattgcaaaaaatctaaaattttataacaatgtggttaAAAACTGGTTATGATTACAGGTTGTGGTTTCGGAACATCTGTTTGgaacataatttgaaataaatcatgTAAAAGAACTTGGAACTTATCGCAGCTTCAGTTAAGTATATGATGTAGTTGGTTAATTTTtgtgtaacaaaagaaaatgtactaTTTCAAGTAAAGATTAACAGCCATCTTGTCACTACTCTGACATCATCACTTGAACAGTAGATAACCTGCCATGTAAAGCTAACAGTTGAAACTAAGTAAGTATATAGGCAAATAATATGAACGTTCATATACGTTATAAACTGTCACAACtccattataaaataagtttcatatttaGAGAAGGAATATCGAGGTTTTTTGTtgtctatttttaaacaaattaatttgaagtaaGGATTATGTTTTGATACTGAGCACGAACAAcaacccacatgaagtaaaaatgtatcttaagatagctggtatgggtattaaaactttaattaaaatgaaatactgaACAACGTTACGACCTTCTTAAGTGATATTCTGGTTaacaggtcaaaacgttgttctgcattttattttaattacgttttaatAGCTATACCagtgtcttgagaatacaataacaaaatagctgTCAGCATATACTGAAAACTAAGATTCTGCTCTATCTAAGTGTTTAGtagaagttttataataatatctgttatcttaGTTGTAAGATATTcacgttaaaataaaaactagaaataGGAAAAAAACATACTTGTCATTGTTCTATTAGCTAAtagtcaaacaaataaaaagtgaaCGTAACAGAGTCTGTTTACAACTAGTTTTTAAAGTCAGGATTATTTCTTATGCCAAGAGAAATGCTTCAATATTTGTAATAGAACAAAATATGTCTGCTTACAGAATTAGTTTCAGGAAGAATGGGGTATCAAAACTGTATTATGAtacagtttaaattaaatatcGAACAGTACACTCAATTCTGTGTAATTTTCTAGTATTCGAGACCAAAGGCGTTGTTGCTGGTGGTGTTTTatagcgcaaagctgcacaatgaactGTTTGCACTCTGTCTATTGCTGGAATCGAATCGCAGATTTCAGCACTGTAAGCAcataaacttatcgctgatcAGCTGTGGTGGGTGGAAAATCAAAGGCAAAGTTCTGAATTATGATTTTATGGAATGGATTGACTGAAAAAATCTAAACTGACTTCACAAAAGCTTTACTTAATtttgttatggtttgtttgtttgtttgttttgcgcaaagctacacgagggctatctgcgttaaccgtccctaatattccagtgtaagactagaggaaagacagttagttattaccatccaccgccaactcttgggctactcttttaccaatgaatagtggaattgaccgtaacataataacgtcctcatggctgaaatgacaatcatgtttggtgtgacggggatgcgaacctgtaATCCTCAGATTGCTAGTAGAGCGCCtgaactatctggccatgctgggccattctATTTTTTTATTGCCGATTCTAAACGAGTACAAGCATGCCTTGTAATTTTGTTGGTCAGTATATAAAATCATGACTTTGTATAAGTAAGTTCTGAATTGTaatgttagtttttgttgttttttttcctcacttGAAAAACCTCTAGTTTTTCGTTACTTCTCTTTCTAATAAAAATCACCGTTAACAAAAAACCgttaaagattttgtttattggttgtttcttttcaatttcgtgcaaagccacacgagggctatctgtgctggctgtccttaatttggcaatgtaaactagatagaaggcaggtagttatcaccacccaccgccaattcttgggctactctgttaccaacgtaGAGTGAAATTGATTGTTACataataatgctcccacggctgaaatggcatgtttggtgtgacaggaattcgaacccacgcctcTGACactactagtcgagcgccctaaccacctggccatttcggacaattaataattaacgtaAAGACAAGTCTGACACTCGATTTACCACTTCTTatcacattttatagttttaatggaattttacaatatctaaaacaaagcgttattccaaacaaaattaggcgttttttgttttttttttgctttgtttctcagacaaaacataatgttatctcaccctacgggcccggcatggccaagcgtgttaaggcatgcgactcgtaatctgagggtcgcgggttcgtatccccatcgcgccaaacatgctcgccttttcaaccgtgggtgcgttattagtaacggtcaatctcactattcgttggtaaaagagtagcccaagagttggcggtgggtggtgatggctagcttccttccctctagtcttacactgttaaattagggacggctagcacagatagccctcgagtagctttcaaaaacaaacaaacagacaattaaaCTTAACAGAAAATTGTACTTCTGTTGTGTGCTTCCAACATATTGTACTCATTGATGTAGGCCAGTCAGAGCCAAGCGGTTAGAACGATTGACTCGCAATCTTATGATCGcgaattcaaatccccgtcgcactaaacatgctcgccctttaagtcgtggggcgttataatgtaatggtcaatcctactattcgttggtaaaagagtagcccaagagttggctttaGGTGGTGACGATTAATTGCCTTCTCCCtggttttacattgttaaattgggaagggttatctgcgctagccctcgaatagctttgcgagaaattcaaaaaacaaatataaaaaacgaCAGTATTacttaatttgaaagaaaacaaaacgaagTTTCATTTGGAAGAAacgtctttattattattatttaatatacaaagcTGTTAAAGTTTGCTATCATTAATTATGCAAATGAACTTGTTCAGAATCGACTCATCAATGAACAAATATATCCAATAGGAGACATTTGATTTGGAAAGTTGATAAATTTCACTTAAGAATTTTAACTTTCGGTTTAATATAGGAAATCTTCACCTTAATTAAACCTGTTAGTTCAGTAAAGGCTCTGCTTACCAGAAAAGATCCGTCACAAGATGAATGGATGTTCATCATCCCATACCAGAAAGTATCCGGGTAAACATCATTAACTGTTCCTTTTTTCATCAAACGACTTTACGAATGTAGTCAAACATCATGAAATATTACTCATTAAAATATGATAAGTTAACGTTTAATCAGATGACATCACCGAATACCCAgaaatataataccagttgaTACTCATTCAACTGGTATCACCAAGTGTCCAAGAACAAATGGTCAGTTAATGTTTCTTTACGTGAAACCATCAAGTGCCAAGGAAACATTACCATTTAATGGTTAATTACTTGATACCACCAAGTGTCCAGGAACATATGATCGGTTAGCACTTATTCAACTGATACCACCAAGTGTCCATGAACAAATTACCAATTAATGTGCATTCCTCTGAAACTACGAAGTGTCTATAAACGAGcgatcagtttatttttattcatccgACACCATAAAGTGTCAAGAAAAATTCACCAGTTAATGGTTAATCACCTGACATTTAGGAACAATGACCGATTAATATAAGGGCACGTGACATCACCAAGAGTCAAGGAATATATGACTAATTAATTGGTAATCACGTTGTACCACTCATAAACTAGAAACGGACCaacaaatagtatttttatcaaacacaaggaattacattattattaatattaacgacTGTTTATTCTTCCACTTCATGAGGAACTAAATAAGAAGTGTTCGCGCGATGTGATCACCTACACGTCACTGATGTTTAGTCATTACACATAATTAATTTTCAGTCAATATTAACACATCGTCAAAATTATGTATTAATTGAACATTAATAGcacttactttttttttcctttaacagATAACTTTCTGAAGTCACGATCGTCCTACGTGCCGAAAAACAAACTCATCCCATTGGCCCTTATTCTGTATGACGTCATGTCTCTTGAAATATCGGTTGGCACTCACTCACTGTATGTTACCTCGAGTTTGAGACAAGTTACTGTTACAGTGTTTTAGTCTAGAAAAGCGTTTGGATTAAGGGTGTTAACCTTATGTAATTGACTAAACATTCGAGGACAAGCTCTGAGCTGTAACATGTGCTCCATTTCCAAACAGCATGAGAACTCTATAATTGGTATGATTGTACATAAACCGTTCTTGCCTCAGTTAGACAGGTTTATAACGCTATCATAATGATAATAGAGAAGGCATAATAATACTGTAGATAAAAAGCAAACAATGCTGGGAGATATCTTGACGAAGACCAAGCTGGAAACATCTGTTAATTAATCGACTGGCGCTAACAGAAAGGAATAAACGGCTAAAAGGTAAGTAAAACAACCACTTTTTGATACGTCTGGTGCTAATCGACTTTGAATTGTATTCGTATGTTTTATTGGTACCTATCTCACTATCAGAGTCGCAGTCAgagtattacataaaaaaaaacaaccttaaactAAATCTTGACTGTTCAGTTCTGATTTATCAGTAATTCCGGTGAAAACTTTGTGAATCATTTGTAAATCTACAACTTACGAGAACTTTAGTTGTAGTTGAATGAAATTGGAATACGTATTTGACTTCAATACGTTCCACTGTGGCATGTACACAGTGCACTATTGGTAACACGATTAacgtaaacacaatacataacaATACGAGAAGTACGGCAACCCGTAGTAACAGAAAtgttcttaaataataataacagatatGTGTAATTCTGTTGAAGCGGGGATACGATGTGAAAGTATGATTTTTGTATACTGGGAACTGACTAAGCAGGTTTACGTAGTTCTTACTACTTACTCTTTCTATTGGTCATAGTActtaagaactttcaaatgattggttTGAAGGGCGGAGTTACTCAAGTTGATTTGCTAAATGTATTGTTATCTCGACAAATCATAGAAgagggaggttcttattttatatttatcaggtCTGAATCTCAAATTCGAGTTTCTAattctttatgtatttgtacaTGTTGAATAGTGGGCGTGATGAAATAGAAACTGAGTAACAAGACAGCTGGACGTATTATGTGACATACAGTAACAGATACTTAACTTTTGTCTTTACATTTCctcttaaattaagaaattaaaacatatataattttaaaatttagattatgaaCTACGTTTTGATGCTAATCTCATTGACGTGAGTGGTTAAAAATGTTagttcataaaattttgaaaataacgcgTCAAACGTCGTGACACGTGCAATTTAACCTACATGGGTAAAACaaaggaattttgtttcttttgaatctcgcgcaaagctacgcgaaggctatctgcgctagccgtccgtaatttagtagtgtaagacaagagggaagatagcgagtcatcaccacccaccgccaacttttggactactcttttactaacgaatagtgggattgagtgtcacattataatgctcccatggctgaaagggcgaacattttgttgcgaccgggattcgaatccgcaactctcggattacgagtcgaatgccttaacacacttagccatgctgggccaaaaagtttgttttttatagtaaagccacatctggctatctgttaagcctaccgagggaaattgaacccctgctTTTGGCATTGtgaatctatagacttaccgccgCACTCGTGGTAAGGAAGAAGCCAAAAGGATATTTGTGCTCCACCCATCACGACCATTGAAACACGGTCTTTAGcaatataagtctgcagacataccgctgtgccaatgggggccTTTTACATATTTGTCATACATAGTCGGTTCAATTCATTTTCaccgagttgttattgacaataataattcaaataccatataaactatacaagtttaatgaaaataattcttacttcttacaagaagtagtaatagtgtgactcaaaacttacacaatattttaatctctaatatacagtttgtttgttttttggattttcgAGCAAAACTcttaaagggctatctgcgttggccgtacttaatttagcagtgtaaggctacagagaagccagctagtcattaccacccaccgccatctcctgggctactcttttaccaagaaatagagtGAGTAACTATCGTATAAtgacgcccacacggctgaaagagagacaTGTCGAGCGCCtgaaccaactggccatgcccggccctagtatatgctaagacttaatattaataaatattttacctttaatattaagtttatttcaaaatagaaaagatacttttgtgaaaatatttctcaaatttactATTACCAATAAATTCATCTCTCtgtcatacttatatatatataaatttggacATATACAGCAAATCAAATTGTGTTTCTAAGTAATACTCAAAGCATTGATCAGATGGCCCTAACAGTTTATTCACGATACAATGCAGGCGAACAACAAATCagcaaattaaaattagtttacgttgtaataaagtcatttgaaacatcaaagttttattaaaaacgttaataGATCAACcaagtaataaattaaatgactggttacaattttctttcttcagaaattaaaatctattaaaatacatttccagatatatttttaaattattggtttatacaatatatattattgtttcagaGCGTTGATTTTAATTGCATATGAAAAGTATGGGATTTTAACTCATTACAGTCTCCGgagtttacagagaatggtgataaaaaaaattcagtgagCAACAGTTTGGTGGGAATAACACTGTCAGTGAGAAAGGCCAGACTCGTTCAAGCTGACAGGAAGACCACAATAACCAATCTTTATAGCAATGATGTGCAGAAGCATATTGGGCTGCATCAGCAAGAAGCCACACCGGGTTTTACTCTTGTTAGCTTagaacaggaagatgaggctacAGGGGATCACCAAAACTGGATGATTGAAGATTGGAAAAACGTCGTTTGGACTGACGAATCTAGATTTCTACTGCGACATGCACACTGGGAAGCACACATCAACAGACAACTACAATACTCCTAGCTGATGCCAAATTCTACTAAAGGGACACACCAATTATCGACTCTATCTATACATAACTTGATTCAGCTTTGAAACTAGTTCCTCAACATGTCGGTCACTTCTGTTGAACTATAGCCTGAAAGGACGAGACAGTATAAACTATCTATATTTCACCAACAAGAAAGGGTCGCTGAAAgcaagtaaacattaaaattgatGCACTTGTGGTTCATCTTCCATTGCTGACGAGTTAGTATCTCAAGCACTGTCTACAATTACAATGTGAAAATGTCTGAAAGTTATCagttaaaagttataacaaagatGTTTCTCATAAACAACACAATACTTCTTAAGCTTCTCACCCAACATAGAATATCTTTATGTGACACCTCTAAAGAGCCGCTCTTGCTACACTAGTCGATAAAAGTGTACATTTCACCAAATTGTCAATTTTTTCTTCTTGGTGACAATGGATGAACAATAAAAGCAACCAGTTACCTCCCATCATACATCTCTGACGACAAGGGGAGAATTGATTAGTTTCTTGAAGAAGCAAAAGAGCTATAATCAAAATAGTTCTTGTGCCACAAAGTAATTACCTAGCTACATTGGGTGCACAGAGTCTCTGGAGAAACGTTCTAGTGTTTGAAGGAACCAACACTTCTAAATCTGATGAAGACAATGAACAAAGAACAAAACTCAAGTTTATCCTAATCTGATAAACATTTCTGCCGACACAGTTCCTTCTTTTGGTTTGTGAATAGTTTTACAAGTTTTGAGTCCCTGATTATTACCCTGACCTGCTGAAATTGTttaattgtaaatgtttatattattatgaatttacgATATAAACTTAGAAGTACTTAACTTTAATGATAAAGGTATGATATAATGAAATctccatttaaaatattttacagactccccattaattcatttattttcattacgatattatatcatttttaacttattttcatgttttatcagAAACTTAAGGAAAGGGAAAAAGAGATAACTTTACACTTGTAGTTCGAGTGctgtttgaaaagttaaatgtacAACAACGGTGATTGATGAAGATAAATACTTGAAAATGTTGaacaagaactaaaaaaaaaactaggtTTAAGTAAAGACGTTAAAACTGTAACTGGATATGACTACTGGTAGGAAGTATTGAATAATACCTTAAGttgatcaataacattttaactgaACACATTATTTGTGAAGAACATCATGTAATTATAACAGTAGGttgacaaacaacgatttataaacataaagaagtgtTTTACTGATGGTAAGAAATAGTGAACatatgttttctgtttcttaagaagacagaccaatgtattcttgaaacatgtaatatgttccaccatgaataaaacactttttatgcTTACAGTTAGTTGTTTGCTTATCTATTCTTTTAACGAAaatttgtagaattaagaaatttattgtttcaaaaagaTTTGTGAATATTGGAAGTGAATAGTGTAACTCTGGAGAAAAGCTATCTATACAGTTAAGAAGGATTTTGTAAGTGAATtgtaatgtattttcttatagcaaagccgcatcaggctatctacACTGTCTACCAAGTAGAATCAAACCtgtgattttagcgatgtaaatgtGTAAGCTCGCCTCTGTACCATCGGGGAGCAGAgcgaataataaaaacattcttttaccGTTTAGTTTGTAGACGTCATAAATTAATCTAGTGATGAACTGACAATgccataaataattttgtttttatacaaattaacagagaaagttcaaaatatgatgataattacatatatatattatgattaaaacataactgGGCTGTAAGTAAATACTTcagcacattatattaaattataaacataaaact
Proteins encoded:
- the LOC143242417 gene encoding uncharacterized protein LOC143242417 isoform X1 is translated as MRVSRYDSGVKNGLHRINVKVFYREALPKDTSNFHISILLLNGAAFSSKTWLDLGTIQVLAAMGYRTVAMVYLSPEFTENGDKKNSVSNSLVGITLSVRKARLVQADRKTTITNLYSNDVQKHIGLHQQEATPGFTLVSLEQEDEATGDHQNWMIEDWKNVVWTDESRFLLRHAHWEAHINRQLQYS